In Burkholderia gladioli, a genomic segment contains:
- a CDS encoding YbhB/YbcL family Raf kinase inhibitor-like protein — protein sequence MQLSSQNFQDGQPIPGEFAFAVPDAASHVALSANRNPQLAWRDVPAGTQSFVLVCHDPDVPSLGDDVNQEGRVVPASLPRVDFFHWLLLDIPAGTTEIAAGAQSDGVTPRGKPGPQAPAGLRHGINDYTGWFAGDEQMKGDYYGYDGPCPPWNDEIVHHYVFTVYALGAPRLEMDGPLTGANVRAALAKAPVLGQASLTGLYSLNPAVTIG from the coding sequence ATGCAGCTCAGCAGCCAGAATTTCCAAGACGGCCAGCCGATCCCCGGCGAATTCGCCTTCGCCGTGCCCGACGCGGCCAGCCATGTCGCGTTGTCGGCCAACCGCAATCCGCAGCTCGCCTGGCGCGACGTGCCCGCGGGCACGCAATCCTTCGTGCTGGTCTGCCACGATCCCGACGTGCCGAGCCTCGGCGACGACGTGAACCAGGAAGGGCGCGTGGTGCCGGCCTCGCTGCCGCGTGTCGATTTCTTCCACTGGCTGCTGCTCGACATCCCGGCCGGCACCACCGAGATCGCGGCCGGCGCGCAGTCCGACGGCGTCACGCCGCGCGGCAAGCCGGGCCCGCAGGCGCCGGCCGGCCTGCGCCACGGCATCAACGACTACACCGGCTGGTTCGCCGGCGACGAGCAGATGAAGGGTGACTACTACGGCTACGACGGCCCCTGCCCGCCGTGGAACGACGAGATCGTCCATCACTATGTGTTCACCGTGTATGCGCTGGGCGCGCCCAGGCTCGAGATGGACGGCCCGCTCACGGGCGCGAACGTACGCGCCGCGCTGGCCAAGGCGCCGGTGCTCGGGCAGGCGAGCCTGACGGGCCTCTACAGCCTGAATCCCGCCGTGACGATCGGCTAA
- a CDS encoding error-prone DNA polymerase, which translates to MAIPNALPAYAELFCRSNFSFLHGASAAEELVERAQALGYRGIAITDECSLAGAPRMHVAAKANAEALLKQWEEAGSDPASKPEPLRLVIGSYFEVTADVVAPGGDPGPGAFGLVLLARNREGYGNLSELISWRRMASKKGTYTLTPRMLAAPPSEFAHLRGVPDCFAILVPSYPVRADVLDAQVAWFKHVFGEQARLGLVQLGRALDGVYRETIEAASVQRAMPLVALGDVTMHARSCKPLQDIMTAIRVGQPVGECGYALASNAEQHLRRLGRIGRLFPAEALAETCRVLGACCFEMGDLKYEYPREIVPEGMTPTQYLAQETWSGARRRYPNGVPDSVKERIEYELGLIAEMAYEPFFLTVYDVVKFARSQQILCQGRGSAANSVVCYCLGVTAADPGRTTMLFERFISRERGEPPDIDVDFEHERREEVIQYIYRKYGHDRAALAAAVSTYRPRGALRETGKALGVDLMLVERVAKEHRWFDGRADLLARFASVGLDPSAQIIQAWAEMASRLLGFPRHLSQHSGGFVISRDKLTRLVPVENAAMEGRRVIQWDKDDLEALGLMKVDVLALGMLTALRRAFDFVGEWRGKRMSIDDIREGDKATYDMISNADTVGVFQIESRAQMSMLPRLRPENYYDLVIEVAIVRPGPIQGGAVHPYLKRRQGLEPVSYLKDDLRPALERTKGVPIFQEQVMQIAIIAAGFTPGEADELRRAMAAWKRKGNLEKYREKIVKGMAERHYPSEFASQIFEQIKGFGEYGFPESHAASFAILVYASSWLKCHEPAIFLASLLNSQPMGFYPPAQLVQDAKRHGVTVRPIDVTASNWDASLEPLPDEPPPEGRPAVRLGMSLVAGLGREAALRIEAARQQGPFASVDDLARRARLERRDLEALAAANAFATLAGNRRDALWQAVAAAPSRDLLAMAPIDEPVRPELGAPSEADDIVADYRTIGLTLNRHPVALLREQLRARRLASAQELAQHRNRRLARACGIVTARQMPSTAKGTLFVTLEDETGSVNIIVRRELLERQRREILDSRLLAVYGVWQSENEVQHLIAQYLEDLTPLLGSLRTSSREFH; encoded by the coding sequence ATGGCGATCCCGAATGCCTTGCCCGCTTATGCGGAGCTGTTCTGCCGATCGAACTTCTCGTTCCTGCACGGCGCCTCGGCGGCCGAGGAACTGGTCGAGCGCGCGCAGGCGCTCGGCTATCGCGGCATCGCGATCACCGACGAGTGCTCGCTGGCAGGCGCGCCGCGCATGCACGTGGCCGCGAAGGCGAATGCCGAAGCCTTGCTCAAGCAATGGGAGGAGGCGGGCAGCGATCCGGCAAGCAAGCCCGAGCCGCTGCGCCTGGTGATCGGCTCGTATTTCGAGGTGACGGCCGATGTGGTGGCGCCCGGCGGCGATCCGGGGCCCGGCGCCTTCGGGCTGGTGCTGCTCGCGCGCAATCGCGAGGGTTACGGCAATCTCTCCGAGCTGATCTCGTGGCGGCGCATGGCGTCGAAGAAGGGCACTTACACGCTGACGCCGCGCATGCTGGCTGCTCCGCCTTCCGAGTTCGCGCATCTGCGCGGCGTGCCCGATTGCTTCGCGATCCTCGTGCCGAGTTATCCCGTGCGTGCCGACGTGCTCGATGCGCAGGTGGCGTGGTTCAAGCACGTCTTCGGCGAGCAGGCGCGGCTCGGACTCGTGCAGTTGGGGCGAGCGCTCGATGGCGTCTATCGCGAGACGATCGAGGCAGCGAGTGTGCAGCGCGCGATGCCGTTGGTCGCGCTCGGTGACGTGACCATGCATGCGCGTTCCTGCAAGCCCTTGCAGGACATCATGACGGCGATTCGCGTCGGGCAGCCGGTCGGTGAATGCGGTTATGCGCTGGCGTCGAATGCCGAGCAGCATCTGCGCAGGCTGGGGCGGATCGGGCGGCTGTTTCCGGCGGAGGCGCTTGCGGAGACTTGTCGGGTGCTTGGTGCCTGTTGCTTCGAGATGGGGGACTTGAAGTACGAGTATCCGCGCGAGATCGTGCCGGAAGGGATGACGCCGACCCAATACCTGGCGCAGGAAACCTGGAGTGGCGCGCGCAGGCGCTACCCGAACGGTGTTCCCGATTCGGTGAAGGAACGTATCGAGTACGAACTGGGCCTGATCGCCGAGATGGCGTATGAACCGTTCTTTCTCACCGTCTACGACGTTGTCAAGTTTGCCCGCAGCCAACAGATCCTCTGCCAGGGCCGCGGCTCCGCCGCGAATTCGGTGGTCTGCTATTGCCTGGGCGTGACCGCGGCGGATCCCGGCCGGACCACCATGTTGTTCGAGCGCTTCATCAGTCGTGAGCGCGGCGAGCCGCCCGATATCGATGTGGACTTCGAGCATGAGCGACGCGAGGAGGTCATTCAGTATATCTATCGGAAATACGGCCATGACCGAGCGGCACTCGCGGCTGCTGTCTCGACCTATCGCCCGCGCGGCGCGCTGCGTGAAACCGGCAAGGCGCTTGGTGTCGACCTGATGCTGGTCGAGCGTGTCGCCAAGGAGCATCGGTGGTTCGACGGCCGCGCCGATTTGCTTGCACGTTTCGCTTCGGTTGGGCTGGACCCCTCAGCGCAGATCATCCAGGCCTGGGCCGAGATGGCTTCGAGGCTGCTCGGTTTTCCGCGTCATCTGTCGCAGCATTCCGGTGGCTTCGTGATCAGCCGCGACAAGCTCACACGACTGGTACCGGTCGAGAATGCCGCGATGGAAGGGCGACGCGTAATCCAGTGGGACAAGGACGACCTCGAGGCGCTCGGGTTGATGAAGGTCGATGTGCTCGCCCTCGGCATGTTGACGGCCTTGCGGCGCGCGTTCGATTTTGTCGGCGAGTGGCGCGGCAAGCGCATGAGCATCGATGACATTCGCGAGGGCGACAAGGCGACCTACGACATGATCTCGAATGCCGATACGGTGGGTGTATTCCAGATCGAGTCGCGTGCGCAGATGTCGATGTTGCCGAGATTGCGGCCGGAGAATTACTACGATCTCGTGATCGAGGTCGCGATCGTGCGGCCTGGGCCGATCCAGGGTGGTGCCGTGCATCCCTACCTGAAGCGGCGGCAAGGACTCGAGCCGGTCAGTTATCTGAAGGATGATCTCAGACCTGCGCTGGAGCGCACCAAGGGCGTCCCGATCTTCCAGGAACAGGTGATGCAGATCGCCATCATCGCGGCCGGCTTCACCCCCGGCGAGGCCGACGAACTGCGGCGCGCGATGGCGGCCTGGAAACGCAAGGGCAACCTGGAGAAGTATCGCGAGAAGATCGTCAAGGGCATGGCGGAGCGTCATTACCCCTCCGAGTTCGCCAGCCAGATCTTCGAGCAGATCAAGGGCTTCGGCGAATACGGTTTCCCGGAAAGCCACGCGGCGAGCTTCGCGATCCTCGTCTACGCCAGCAGCTGGCTCAAATGCCACGAGCCGGCGATTTTCCTCGCCTCGCTGCTGAACAGCCAGCCGATGGGTTTCTATCCGCCCGCGCAACTGGTGCAGGACGCCAAGCGACACGGCGTGACGGTGCGACCGATCGACGTGACGGCGAGCAACTGGGATGCCTCGCTCGAACCGCTGCCCGACGAGCCGCCGCCCGAAGGCCGCCCGGCGGTACGTCTCGGCATGTCGCTGGTTGCCGGACTGGGCCGCGAAGCCGCGCTGCGAATCGAGGCAGCACGCCAGCAGGGCCCTTTCGCGAGCGTCGACGATCTCGCGCGCCGCGCGCGGCTCGAACGGCGCGACCTGGAGGCACTGGCGGCCGCGAACGCCTTCGCCACGCTGGCCGGCAACCGGCGCGACGCCTTGTGGCAGGCGGTGGCCGCCGCGCCCTCGCGCGACCTGCTGGCGATGGCACCGATCGACGAGCCGGTGCGGCCCGAACTCGGCGCGCCGTCCGAGGCCGACGACATCGTCGCCGACTATCGCACCATCGGCCTGACGCTGAACCGCCACCCGGTCGCGCTGCTGCGCGAGCAATTGCGCGCGCGGCGGCTGGCTTCCGCGCAGGAGCTGGCACAGCATCGCAATCGCCGCCTGGCCCGCGCCTGCGGAATCGTGACGGCGCGGCAGATGCCGAGCACCGCGAAGGGCACGCTGTTCGTCACGCTCGAGGACGAGACCGGCAGCGTCAACATCATCGTTCGGCGCGAACTGCTCGAACGGCAGCGTCGTGAAATCCTCGATTCGCGGCTGCTGGCCGTCTACGGCGTCTGGCAATCCGAGAACGAGGTCCAGCACCTGATCGCGCAATACCTGGAGGACCTGACGCCGCTGCTGGGCAGCCTGCGCACCTCGAGCCGCGAGTTTCATTGA